The genome window GCGTGAAGTGCCAGCCGGGCGGCGCGGTCCACCGCAACCGGTCCGCACCGGCCGCCCCCTTCAACTCCCCCACCTTCAGGCCGAGTTCCTCGACGACCTCGGCGGGCGGCAACACCGCGGCGAACAGCCGCACGGCACTCGTCGCACTCATGCCCCCACCCTCGCAGCCCTAGGCCGCGGTCGTCACCGGAACCGCCGACCCCTCGGCCTGCTCCTTCGGTACGAACCGCACCTTCGGATGTCCGTGGTTCCAGCCCACCGAGAGCCGGAGCCCTCCGGCCCGGACGAGGACCAGGCCCACGACGACCGCGGCGGCCGTGGCGACGACACCGCCGGCGACGAAGCCCGCACGGGCGCCGTACGCGTCGGTGGCCCAGCCGGCGATCGGCGCGCCCAGCGGCGTACCGCCGAGGAAGACCATCATGTAGAGGGCCATGACCCGGCCGCGCATCGCGGGGTCGGTGTTCATCTGGATGGCCGTGTTGGTGGTGACGTTCACCGTCAGCCCGAACATCCCTATCGGGACCATGAGCAGGGCGAACATCCAGTACGTGGGTGCCAGCGCGGCCACGATCTCCAGCAGGCCGAAGGCGAGCGCGCCCCCGATCAGCACCCGCAGCCGCGCGGTGCCGCGACGGGCCGCGAGCAGCGCGCCGGCGACGGAACCGACCGCCATGAGCGTGTTGAAGAGGCTGTACGAGCCGGCGTCCGCGTGGAACACGTCGTCCGCGTACGCCGACAGCCAGACGGGGAAGTTGAAGCCGAAGGTGCCGATGAAGCCGACGAGCACTATCGGCCAGAGCAGTTCGGGACGGCGGGCCACATAGCGCAGGCCCTCCCGGAGCTGGCCCTTGGCGCGAGGAGCGCGGCGCACGGGGTGCAGGTCACGGGTCCGCATCAGCAGCAGGCCGGTGATGGGGGCGATGAAGGAGAGGCCGTTGTAGAGGAAGGCCCAGCCCGTGCCGACGGTGGTGATCAGCACACCGGCGACGGCGGGTCCGACCAGCCGGGCGGACTGGAAGTTCGCGGAGTTCAGACTGACCGCGTTCTGCAGCTGCTCCGGCCCGACCATCTCCGACACGAACGACTGCCGGGCCGGGTTGTCGACCACGGTCGCCATGCCCACGGCGAAGGCGGCCACGTACACGTGCCACACCTGGACATGTCCGGAGATCGTCAGCGCGGCGAGCGCCAGCCCCGTCACCGCCATCGACGTCTGTGTCACGAACAGCAGCCGCCGCTTCGGGAACCGGTCGACCAGCACCCCGCCGTACAGCCCGAACAGCAGCATCGGCAGGAACTGCAAGGCCATCGTCACGCCGACGGCCGTCGACGACCCCGTCAGGCTCAGCACCAGCCAGTCCTGGGCGATCCGCTGCATCCACGTGCCGATGTTCGACACGACCTGCCCCACGAAGAACAGCCGGTAGTTCCGCACCCGCAAGGACCGAAACATGGAGACCCGCTCACGCGCGACCGGGGCCGGAGCGTCGGGGGCGGAGGCCGCAGGG of Streptomyces phaeolivaceus contains these proteins:
- a CDS encoding MFS transporter produces the protein MSTGPGTPSVPAPPPAHETPPTPAEVPEAPPDTAGSVKPRAPMPTDPPAIPGPPAPEQAAPAPDKGPAASAPDAPAPVARERVSMFRSLRVRNYRLFFVGQVVSNIGTWMQRIAQDWLVLSLTGSSTAVGVTMALQFLPMLLFGLYGGVLVDRFPKRRLLFVTQTSMAVTGLALAALTISGHVQVWHVYVAAFAVGMATVVDNPARQSFVSEMVGPEQLQNAVSLNSANFQSARLVGPAVAGVLITTVGTGWAFLYNGLSFIAPITGLLLMRTRDLHPVRRAPRAKGQLREGLRYVARRPELLWPIVLVGFIGTFGFNFPVWLSAYADDVFHADAGSYSLFNTLMAVGSVAGALLAARRGTARLRVLIGGALAFGLLEIVAALAPTYWMFALLMVPIGMFGLTVNVTTNTAIQMNTDPAMRGRVMALYMMVFLGGTPLGAPIAGWATDAYGARAGFVAGGVVATAAAVVVGLVLVRAGGLRLSVGWNHGHPKVRFVPKEQAEGSAVPVTTAA